Genomic DNA from Petroclostridium xylanilyticum:
TTCTTTCTCGACCACAATCGTTGAGATATTTGAACTAAAGCTTCATACCATTGCCAGATTAAAAAATTCACCCAAAATCAAATACCTGATTGATGGGGAAAAGAAAACTTTGACTCAGATATACAATGCCAATAAGAAGCGCCGCGGGAAGTCCAAATACCTTCTATCCGTTGCTGCTGAGATTTATGATCAGCACGACA
This window encodes:
- a CDS encoding transposase; translation: SFSTTIVEIFELKLHTIARLKNSPKIKYLIDGEKKTLTQIYNANKKRRGKSKYLLSVAAEIYDQHDNKLPVMIVFVRDRNNRKKWIALISTDMSLPEEEIIRIYGKRWSIEVFFKVCKSYLNLNKEFQCLSY